In one window of Tenacibaculum mesophilum DNA:
- the gldB gene encoding gliding motility lipoprotein GldB: MRKILALVALVFISFSCKNEESNKLDVDVSNISVNVNLERFDVDFYTTKTNELTKTKEKYPMLFPPQPDSVWINKINNKDEQELFTETQKVFSDVEEEKEQLISLFKHVKYYNPRFVSPKVITMLTNIDYNNRIVYTDSLLLVSLDAYLGEKHEFYNDYPAYVKQNNTKKHIVVDVAKAIVGKQMLPSMARSFIDKMIYRGKKMYLLDAYLPNVADAVKIGYSQKKLEWAESNEEQIWMYFIEKDLLYSTSKDVDKRFLDLAPFSKFYMEEDSQSPGRIGEWIGWQIVSSYMQKNDVSLHQLLQTSEEEIFKNSRYKPKR, translated from the coding sequence ATGAGAAAAATTTTAGCACTAGTTGCCTTAGTTTTTATAAGTTTTTCATGTAAAAACGAAGAAAGTAATAAGTTAGATGTTGATGTATCTAATATTAGTGTAAATGTCAATTTAGAACGTTTTGATGTTGACTTTTATACAACTAAAACAAACGAGCTTACTAAGACAAAAGAAAAGTACCCGATGCTTTTCCCTCCACAACCTGATAGTGTTTGGATAAATAAGATTAATAATAAAGATGAGCAAGAATTATTTACTGAAACTCAAAAGGTTTTTTCTGATGTCGAAGAAGAAAAGGAGCAGTTAATATCATTATTTAAACATGTAAAATATTATAATCCAAGGTTTGTTAGTCCGAAAGTGATTACCATGCTAACAAATATTGATTATAATAACAGAATTGTATATACAGATAGTTTGTTGTTGGTTTCTTTAGATGCTTATTTAGGTGAAAAACATGAGTTTTATAATGATTATCCAGCTTATGTAAAACAAAATAATACTAAAAAGCACATCGTAGTTGACGTTGCCAAGGCTATAGTAGGTAAACAAATGCTACCTAGTATGGCAAGGAGTTTCATAGATAAAATGATTTATCGAGGAAAAAAAATGTATTTGCTAGATGCTTATTTACCTAACGTAGCCGATGCTGTAAAAATAGGGTATTCACAAAAAAAACTAGAGTGGGCAGAGAGTAATGAAGAACAAATATGGATGTATTTTATAGAAAAAGATTTGTTGTACAGTACTAGTAAAGATGTAGATAAACGCTTTTTAGATTTAGCTCCTTTTTCTAAGTTTTATATGGAAGAAGATAGTCAATCTCCAGGAAGAATAGGAGAGTGGATTGGTTGGCAAATCGTAAGTTCGTACATGCAAAAGAATGATGTATCTTTGCATCAATTATTACAAACGAGTGAAGAGGAGATTTTCAAAAACTCAAGATATAAACCAAAAAGATAA
- the gldC gene encoding gliding motility protein GldC: MAIEHTSKITFKVGLDENRIPEEITWNAEDGGIKDEASKAIMLSVWDHKQKDTLRMDLWTKDMPVDEMKQFFHQTLVSMANSFERATNDEKMSATMRDFCDYFAEKLELIQK; the protein is encoded by the coding sequence ATGGCGATAGAACATACATCAAAAATAACATTTAAAGTAGGGCTAGACGAAAATAGAATTCCAGAAGAAATTACTTGGAATGCAGAAGACGGAGGTATAAAAGATGAAGCTTCAAAAGCAATTATGCTATCTGTTTGGGATCATAAACAAAAAGATACGTTACGTATGGATTTATGGACTAAAGATATGCCTGTAGATGAAATGAAGCAGTTTTTTCATCAAACCTTAGTGTCTATGGCAAACTCTTTTGAAAGAGCTACAAATGATGAAAAAATGAGTGCTACCATGCGCGATTTTTGCGACTACTTTGCTGAAAAGCTTGAGTTAATTCAGAAATAA